Part of the Cyprinus carpio isolate SPL01 chromosome A1, ASM1834038v1, whole genome shotgun sequence genome is shown below.
CCGCTCCGAACACCATTTGCAGGTCGACGTGACCAGACGACTAACtattcaacagtgtaattacGGCATCTGATCAATATTGCTGCTCTATCAGAGAGACAAACAATACAAATgtcatttacatataaatgtgCAAATGATGGCTGTTCACATTTGccaagtttaaataaaatgagcaATTTACATtcataacttgattttttttttttgacaacaaaTGTATTTCCTGacatcatttgtaaaataaaaaactaaatggttTCAAAACACATGCTTTCTATCAAATTGGACTGATCTTCATGATTTGGTGAAAATCCTACATTTATGATCAGGGAGTACAAGCAAGTTTACCACAGATCCTCTACTGTCCTCTTTCACTGAGTGTAAGTGTTCTTTTTATAATCCGATTGGTTCAAGAATGTGCTGTGTAAATTTGAGTCATATTTGCTACTGTAGAGGTTTGAACatgcacattacaaaaaaaaaaaaattttttttttagtaaatgtacTGTGAGGATTGGGTGGATATATGAAGGGAGCCACTGGAATAGTTGATTATGTGCACTGTGCCTGAAGGAATCCGTCAGAAAACACCCTTTGAATGATAAAAGTGGATATTTAGCATTACTGTCACGTGCATATTTACATTGCACTAAATAGACAGCCtcaaccaactccagggtaaagGCTGTCgcgaataaaatgaaaatgaaatgaaaagtgtaaACTGTGccattaaatttagatctgctcatgttgcatcGTATTTCTTTTTActcgtttttttttatatcattgtgcattataaccaatcagaCACAAATCTGTTGAGTTTATGagtgcaatggccaatcagaggcgttcaggtTAATAATTGCTGAAACACCAGAGtgttgtttattttcagtttttactgaaTTCTGCACTCATAAACACAGCAGGTGTACGTGCAATGTAAGTGAGAGATTAATTTCACTTCACTGATTATAACAATACATCcgagatatagatgagtttgttttttgaataaatgaatacttgattctgattggctggcaacTGTGCATTTAAACGGTTTAATGCAAAGCTAGCCGTGCATTATCACttaaatgtagcattgcatcacttgctcaccaatataccgtatgcagtgaatgggtgccgtcagaataaggaTCCAAAACGGCTGAtcaaatcaaaatccacccacattttggactgttttcacttgtaaacagtgcttaatcTGATTTCTGATTTACGTAGGTGAGAatgttttcactggagaaagcgaCTCGTATTTTAGCaaatgtttaaagtaaaaacatcctgctggatgtgtttcatcttttgtcttctccagatgttaactgatggactggagtgctgtggattattgtggtgtttttatcagctgtttggactctcattctgacggcacccattcactgcagagcatccattgctgagacactgatgcaacgctacatttctccaaacctgatgaagaaacaaactcatctcagaagatgagtaaatattcagcaaaactATTCCTTCAACTCAATGACAAACATTGCCAAACCTTTACATTTAAAGATTGATAGTGTTACATGATGGACAATTGAATCACTTATCGTCGGTCTACTTTGTATGTGAATAATGAAATGCATGGgggaaaatacagtacaaataagAATGCACTTTCCTGAGTTGAAATAGCTGACTCAGTATTTATTGATTGACGCAGCAGAGCACAGATGATGAAATCTTCTTACATCAGGGAGCTTGGAGTGCAGCCTGTTCATCCTCTACAGCAGTGGGGCAATATTGACTCAATGACCATGTGGTCCACAACACCTACACAGAGGTTAACACGCCTACGCAAAACCCGAATAACAAACAAATCAGCTCCCACACTCACATCGTTAAAGAGATGCATGTCTATACATTTCATAAAATCCTCAATAATAACCTTTTATCATAATTTGACTTCTGTTTTACTATTTTGATCTATAGGAATGGGATGTGCAACAGGCAGGAAACAttcgttcatttgtttttatgcgGATATGAGCTTTTGCTTTGTCCCCTTTTTATtggacacactttattttaatgtgtctttgttCCGGTGTAATCTCATAAGAACTGGGTAACACTCATCAATTATCTAGCAACTATAGGTTTTGGGTTAAGGTTTGgggatacactttattttaaggtgtcattgttgcagtgtaattatacatttatagtactgagtaatattaattaactacatgtacttagggttagggttggggttacttgcatgcaattatgcataattaaatgtttataataatacgTATTTATAACGTGTAAGAAGGACatcttgaaataaagtgttactggatTCGGTTTAGTGTTATTTGCATGCacttatgcataatttactgttagtagtatagtaattaaatgtaacttgtgtaaaattaaaatgaagcatCACCcgtttttctttataaatgttccatgtatctgtttgtgtaatgtaatatacctgttttaattttaacctcACCTACGTAGTTATTTCTCACAATATTTAAGTAAAGAGGACTACAGAACACTTTTCATTTACAAAAGACAgggaattttatttattcattgacaGTGTGATGTTTGGATGAGTTGATCAAGTTGTAAAAATCGACCAGTACGACTTATGTATGAAGCTTTTCTTTTTAGAATTAATATGTATAGAATGGAAAACACCAGAAACTGGCAGACGGATGTTTACACTCTCGTGAAAATGCCTTGCTCATGTCATTCCCAAACACAGTGATAGCTCAGAACAGTTGGGGGAGCTTTGGTGAGGTCTTTAAATGTCTCCCAGGCCTCCAAACTGCTTGGTATCGGTAAACTGGGATCCAGTAGCAGCAGAGATTCTGTTGATGGGAATGATCTTCATGGTGGTCTCCTTCAGAGAATACCAGCGACTTTGCCACGTGGCCCAAATAATGCCGTTGTCATATCCATTCTGCGAGTCCTTCTCTGTGTACTTGCCACCTGTAAAAAACATGAATGCATCAGTAAAAGGATTCCTGCATGTGTGCTATTGACTTAGTGCAGGCGGACTATCTCCTATAAAGAGGAAAGGCTTTACCCTGGTAGTATTTTCCGTTGAGATGAGCGGCATGGCAGCGGTTCATCCACCAGCCGGACCCTTCATCCAAGGCACAGTTTTGGTGGTACTTGTCGTTGTCTCTGTCAGGTGTACTGAACTGCATGCCATTGTGAGACGTGTAGAATTTGTCACTAGGATCTTCGCCAAAGTCGAAACCATCAAAGGCATCGCCAGCATCTCCACCGTAGTAATACGCATACGTCAAGCGGTATGCATCGACTTCTGGTCCGAGTTTGAAAGTGGAGTAGTCGGCGTACCTGAGAGAGGAAAGGTAATTTTGAGACAAACACTCTAATGTTCAGCAGCATGTTCGATCTGACTGAAAAGGTCATGCGATGTGACTTGGCGAGAGGAGCGAAGTCCTGTTTGGCGAGTGCAGATAAGGAAATTCTAGCGCAGGTTTGACACCAGAAGCGTTCCTGTAACTCAAGTCTACCGAGTGTGTGAATGTAAAAACAAGGTGAAAACTAAAAACCGAAAAAGTACAAATTACTTTTTGTTGCCTTCCCAATCGACCATCTCTATCCTCAGCACATAAGGCACGCTGGACTGAACAGACAGCAGATGTATCTTCTCATTCCCCAGCCAGAACTCTGTTTTGTCGTCTGGAGAGAGATACCCAAAGCCTTCCTTATACTGATTCCATTTTTTGTTGAAGTCGACGCTGCCATCCCgtctctgaaaaacaaacaattcgTTTTGATCATTAAAGCTGTACACATTTGAAACGGCTTCAACTTGCACCTTTCTGTCCAGGATTCGAACAAGTGTCAAATGCATGCTAAAAAGGATGTTAAAGATCATAGTAAGGGTTTAGTCTGCCTCTAGAGGCCAGGGGAGTGATAACAGTCACCCTCCTTAAACCTCACTCACAcctgggtcacggcaccaatctagctatctatctatctatgcattGTTTGTTGTTCCACGTACCCTCTGAAGGACAGTCCATCCACGTCCAAAGCTGTCTATCTCACAGTAGACCAAGAACGCCTCTGGAGCCCTGGCTGGTTTCACATAGTAGAGCCCACTGACCTTAGCACCTTTGTTTGCAATGTCCTGACAATCTGGGGAAAAG
Proteins encoded:
- the fgg gene encoding fibrinogen gamma chain — translated: MASFMHAAVSVLLLSTLTSGQMRGDYSPSQDICNPNDGFGKYCPTTCGVADYLQRYAPDMDRELDKMEQDLEDIANLTRGAQDKVVYLKDSETQEQKQSPDTYIKKSTSMLDDILRFEKSILAQEDQIYQLQSILQANEKKITDLKQMSQQLDQMCKEPCKDTVEIQTVTGKDCQDIANKGAKVSGLYYVKPARAPEAFLVYCEIDSFGRGWTVLQRRRDGSVDFNKKWNQYKEGFGYLSPDDKTEFWLGNEKIHLLSVQSSVPYVLRIEMVDWEGNKKYADYSTFKLGPEVDAYRLTYAYYYGGDAGDAFDGFDFGEDPSDKFYTSHNGMQFSTPDRDNDKYHQNCALDEGSGWWMNRCHAAHLNGKYYQGGKYTEKDSQNGYDNGIIWATWQSRWYSLKETTMKIIPINRISAATGSQFTDTKQFGGLGDI